In Mus musculus strain C57BL/6J chromosome 1, GRCm38.p6 C57BL/6J, a single genomic region encodes these proteins:
- the Ptpn7 gene encoding tyrosine-protein phosphatase non-receptor type 7 isoform X1 → MVQACEGRSRAQLPTLSLGADMTQPPPTKAPAKKHVRLQERRGSSVALMLDVQSLGTVEPICSVNTPREVTLHFLRTAGHPLTRWTLQHQPPSPKQLEEEFLKIPSNFVNPEDLDIPGHASKDRYKTILPNPQSRVCLGRAQSQEDSDYINANYIRGYDGKEKVYIATQGPMPNTVADFWEMVWQEDVSLIVMLTQLREGKEKCVHYWPTEEEAYGPFQIRIQDMKEHPEYTVRQLTIQHQQECRSVKHILFSAWPDHQTPESAGPLLRLVAEVETPETAANSGPIVVHCSAGIGRTGCFIATRIGCQQLKARGEVDILGIVCQLRLDRGGMIQTAEQYQFLHHTLALYAAQLPPEPNP, encoded by the exons ATGGTCCAGGCCTGTGAGGGGCGCTCCAGAGCACAGCTGCCGACCTTGTCTTTGGGGGCAGACATGACTCAGCCTCCACCCACCAAAGCTCCAGCCAAGAAGCATGTGCGGCTGCAGGAGAG AAGGGGCTCCAGTGTGGCTCTGATGCTGGATGTACAGTCTCTGGGCACGGTTGAACCCATCTGCTCAGTGAACACACCCCGGGAAGTCACCCTACACTTCCTGCGCACGGCTGGACACCCCCTTACACGCTGGACGCTACAGCACCAACCTCCCAGCCCCAAGCAGCTAGAGGAGGAATTCTTG AAGATTCCCTCAAACTTTGTCAACCCTGAAGACCTGGATATCCCTGGCCACGCCTCCAAAGACCGCTACAAGACCATCTTGCCAA ATCCCCAGAGCCGTGTCTGTCTTGGCCGGGCACAGAGCCAGGAGGACAGTGACTACATCAATGCCAACTACATCCGG GGCTATGACGGGAAGGAGAAGGTCTACATTGCCACCCAGGGCCCCATGCCCAACACTGTAGCAGACTTCTGGGAGATGGTGTGGCAAGAAGACGTATCCCTCATTGTCATGCTCACCCAGCTCCGAGAGGGCAAGGAG AAATGTGTACACTACTGGCCCACAGAAGAGGAAGCCTATGGGCCCTTCCAGATCCGCATCCAGGACATGAAAGAGCACCCAGAATACACTGTGAGGCAACTCACCATCCAG CACCAACAGGAATGCCGTTCAGTGAAGCACATCCTCTTCTCAGCCTGGCCAGACCACCAGACTCCAGAATCAGCGGGGCCCCTGCTGCGCCTGGTGGCCGAGGTGGAGACTCCAGAGACAGCTGCCAACTCCGGGCCTATAGTGGTTCACTGCAG TGCAGGGATCGGCCGGACCGGCTGCTTCATCGCCACCCGCATCGGCTGCCAGCAGCTGAAGGCCCGAGGGGAGGTGGATATTCTGGGCATCGTGTGCCAACTTCGACTAGACAG AGGAGGCATGATCCAGACGGCCGAGCAGTACCAGTTTCTGCACCACACTTTGGCCCTATATGCAGCCCAGCTGCCCCCGGAGCCCAACCCCTGA